One segment of Anopheles stephensi strain Indian chromosome 3, UCI_ANSTEP_V1.0, whole genome shotgun sequence DNA contains the following:
- the LOC118514105 gene encoding methionine--tRNA ligase, cytoplasmic produces MIIYTNTGNPFGLKLLICANLAKTNVEVKHVTLGDSALGDMKHLPILQLDSGVQLFSTDVAAKYLLPGEDTSKVVQRDEWLEWSSKRLAPALTHNMAVGSRADPNTKPILNTLVKMLDDCLSGSTFLTGDKISSADVAVWSLLAPDGTLKGAVNIDNLLRWYRQISALPEVQSALAMLPLKDLSFASLQHSNRYGGLHHIVLNPEIADFEGELLADTSANIAETVQRDEIEAARAAFGEVDDRAVRDEPRIVLPKPGQKNNLITSALPYVNNVPHLGNIVGCVLSADIFARYSRLCGYNTLYIGGTDEYGTATETKALAEGLTPRQICDKYFDIHNSIYRWFGIGFDYFGRTTTAEQTRIVQEIFKDLYATGYIETRSVEQLLCQKCERYLADRFVEGTCPHPGCGYEDARGDQCDGCGKLVNAIELLRPRCKMCNSSPVIRDSNQFFLDLPKIEPTLREWVDRSEPGWTHNARVITRAWLKEGLKSRCITRDLKWGIPVPLEGYENKVFYVWFDAPIGYISITSRYCKEWKQWWQPDTSKSGVKVDLYQFMAKDNVPFHSVMFPASLLAADKGYTLVSHIMATEYLNYEDGKFSKSRGIGVFGNDAQDTGIPADVWRFYLGAARPEGQDSSFSWSDLQARNNSELLKNLGNFFNRALVFCEKFFDSTVPAMTLTEEDYTLLALINRELKGYVNQMEKARMRDGIRHLLQISRYGNQLMQSEEPWVKVKGTDDQKARAGTVIGLCCNFACLLATLIFPFMPTTARNMYSQLNVRGGFINSDKPFIRTLLPTGHRIGKPTVLFIKIEDSKIEELKQKYGGQQQQQAVKPKAATPVSTSVPPPTGSFSSLKDAQKAVDEQAAKVRKIKSSGADRTVWQPEVNILLELKKQLQSLSQPRTSESAPAAPGEKAANSTAAKPAPPNAATTAVPADIKALEEEIAQQGSKVRKLKESSTDKSVWQPEVSLLLSLKQKLASLTGIPVAGPAASSGKKKGNKK; encoded by the exons ATGATCATCTACACCAACACCGGCAACCCGTTTGGGCTGAAGTTGCTAATTTGTGCAAATTTGGCCAAAACCAACGTGGAAGTGAAGCATGTTACACTCGGTG ATTCGGCTCTGGGAGACATGAAGCATCTTCCCATACTGCAGCTGGACAGCGGAGTGCAGCTGTTTTCGACGGACGTGGCGGCTAAATATCTGCTGCCGGGCGAAGATACGTCCAAGGTGGTGCAACGGGACGAGTGGCTCGAATGGTCCTCGAAGCGGTTGGCACCGGCTTTAACCCACAACATGGCTGTCGGTTCCCGTGCCGACCCTAATACGAAACCGATCCTCAACACGCTGGTGAAAATGCTGGACGACTGTCTGAGCGGTAGTACGTTTTTGACGGGCGATAAAATTAGCAGTGCCGATGTGGCCGTCTGGAGTCTGCTTGCCCCGGACGGTACGCTGAAAGGTGCGGTCAACATCGACAATCTGCTGCGCTGGTATCGTCAGATTTCCGCCCTGCCCGAGGTTCAATCGGCGCTGGCCATGCTGCCGTTGAAGGATCTCAGCTTTGCCTCGCTGCAACACAGCAACCGGTACGGTGGATTGCATCATATCGTGCTCAATCCGGAAATTGCCGATTTCGAAGGTGAACTGCTGGCCGACACGTCCGCAAACATTGCCGAAACGGTGCAGCGGGACGAAATCGAAGCGGCGCGGGCAGCATTCGGCGAAGTGGACGATCGTGCTGTGCGCGACGAGCCGAGGATCGTGTTGCCAAAACCTGGCCAGAAGAATAACCTCATCACGTCCGCCCTGCCGTACGTGAACAACGTGCCCCATCTGGGAAACATTGTCGGCTGTGTCCTGTCGGCGGATATATTTGCTCGCTACTCGCGACTCTGCGGATACAACACGCTCTACATCGGTGGTACGGATGAGTACGGTACGGCGACGGAAACGAAGGCCCTCGCGGAGGGTCTGACGCCACGGCAGATTTGCGACAAGTATTTCGATATTCACAACTCGATCTACCGGTGGTTCGGAATCGGGTTCGATTACTTTGGCCGCACAACGACCGCCGAGCAGACACGCATCGTGCAGGAAATTTTTAAGGACCTGTACGCCACCGGGTACATCGAAACGCGCTCGGTGGAACAGTTGCTGTGTCAGAAGTGTGAACGCTATCTAGCGGACCGGTTTGTGGAAGGAACCTGCCCCCATCCGGGCTGCGGGTATGAGGATGCACGCGGCGATCAGTGCGACGGTTGCGGTAAGCTGGTAAACGCGATCGAGCTGCTCCGGCCACGCTGCAAGATGTGCAACTCTTCGCCCGTGATTCGCGACTCGAACCAATTCTTTCTCGATCTGCCAAAGATCGAGCCGACGCTGCGGGAATGGGTGGATCGCTCCGAGCCCGGGTGGACACACAATGCGCGCGTGATTACACGGGCCTGGCTGAAGGAAGGGCTCAAGTCGCGGTGCATTACGCGAGATCTCAAGTGGGGCATTCCGGTGCCGCTCGAGGGCTACGAAAACAAGGTGTTTTACGTGTGGTTTGACGCGCCGATCGGATACATTTCCATCACCAGCCGGTACTGCAAGGAGTGGAAGCAGTGGTGGCAACCGGACACATCCAAGTCCGGCGTCAAGGTTGATCTGTACCAGTTCATGGCGAAGGACAACGTGCCGTTCCATTCGGTCATGTTTCCGGCCTCGTTGCTGGCAGCGGACAAGGGCTACACGCTCGTGTCCCACATTATGGCCACCGAGTATCTCAATTACGAGGATGGCAAGTTTAGCAAGAGCCGGGGCATAGGTGTGTTCGGTAACGATGCGCAAGACACGGGCATTCCGGCCGATGTGTGGCGATTCTATCTCGGCGCCGCCCGGCCGGAGGGTCAGGATTCTTCCTTCAGCTGGAGCGATCTGCAGGCACGCAACAACAGCGAGCTGCTTAAGAACTTGGGCAACTTTTTCAACCGGGCGCTCGTGTTTTGCGAGAAATTCTTCGACTCCACCGTACCGGCGATGACACTGACCGAGGAGGACTACACGCTGCTGGCGCTGATCAATCGCGAGCTGAAGGGATACGTGAACCAGATGGAGAAGGCTCGCATGCGCGATGGAATCCGGCACCTGCTGCAAATTTCGCGCTACGGCAACCAGCTGATGCAGTCGGAGGAACCGTGGGTGAAGGTGAAGGGAACGGATGATCAGAAGGCACGTGCTGGCACGGTGATTGGCCTGTGCTGTAATTTTGCAT GCTTGCTGGCGACGCTTATATTCCCGTTCATGCCCACGACGGCGCGGAACATGTACAGTCAACTGAACGTTCGTGGTGGATTCATCAACTCAGA CAAACCATTCATTCGGACGCTTCTACCGACGGGCCATCGTATTGGCAAACCGACCGTGCTGTTCATCAAAATCGAAGACTCGAAGATCGAGGAGCTGAAACAGAAGTATggtggacagcagcagcagcaggcggtaAAACCCAAAGCTGCCACTCCTGTGTCGACATCCGTACCGCCGCCAACAGGCAGCTTCAGCTCGCTAAAGGACGCACAAAAGGCGGTCGACGAGCAAGCTGCCAAGGTGCGCAAGATCAAGTCGAGCGGAGCCGATCGGACGGTTTGGCAGCCGGAGGTTAACATTTTGCTCGAGCTCAAGAAGCAACTGCAATCGCTCAGTCAGCCCCGCACGTCCGAGAGTGCTCCTGCAGCACCGGGAGAAAAAGCAGCCAACAGTACTGCCGCCAAACCTGCGCCGCCGAATGCAGCCACCACCGCTGTGCCAGCGGATATAAAAGCGCTCGAAGAGGAAATCGCTCAGCAAGGCAGTAAGGTGCGCAAGCTGAAGGAGTCCAGCACGGATAAGTCCGTGTGGCAGCCGGAGGTATCGCTGTTGCTTTCGCTGAAGCAAAAGCTGGCCAGTCTGACCGGTATACCAGTGGCTGGTCCTGCTGCGAGCAGCGGAAAAAAGAAGGGCAATAAGAAGTAA
- the LOC118514111 gene encoding coiled-coil domain-containing protein 130 homolog, with translation MGERKGQNLYYPPDYDPKAGGLNKWQGTHALRERARKIHLGILIIRFEMPYNIWCDGCKNHIGMGVRYNAEKKKVGMYYSTPVYQFRMKCHLCDNHFEIKTDPQNLDYEIVSGARRQENRWDPKQNEQIVPETNEVQRKLFDDAMYKLEHGAKDTQAAEEAKPVLGRLFQRNDSVWRDDFEANSRLRAQFRTRKKELKLQEEKDKALLGRSSLAIALLPECDHDRRMAQLMRLHSSKTVHEKDKERRSAILNRPVLPSTASNKSATVTKQVAGTKLETKALGIVKRSATSSSGLQPGGLSEHGPDEKRPKDTTAEETKSPRADEVTKRPQLLLCNYGSGSSDSD, from the exons ATGGGAGAACGCAAGGGGCAGAACCTTTACTATCCGCCGGATTACGATCCAAAAGCCGGCGGATTGAACAAATGGCAAGGCACGCACGCTTTGCGGGAACGTGCCCGCAAAATCCATCTGGGCATCTTAATCATCCGCTTCGAGATGCCGTACAACATTTGGTGCGATGGATGCAAGAACCACATCGGCATGGGCGTGCGATACAATGCGGAAAAGAAGAAGGTGGGCATGTACTATTCTACGCCCGTGTACCAGTTCCGGATGAAATGCCACCTCTGTGACAATCACTTCGAGATCAAAACTGATCCACAGAATCTGGACTACGAGATTGTTTCCGGTGCGAGGCGGCAGGAAAATCGCTGGGATCCAAAACAGAATGAGCAGATTGTGCCGGAAACGAATGAGGTTCAGCGGAAGCTGTTCGACGATGCTATGTACAAGCTGGAACATGGTGCGAAAGATACGCAGGCGGCCGAAGAGGCTAAGCCCGTTCTGGGGCGACTCTTTCAACGCAACGATTCCGTTTGGCGGGACGATTTCGAAGCAAACAGTCGACTTAGAGCACAATTTAGG ACACGAAAAAAGGAGCTGAAACTTCAAGAAGAAAAGGACAAAGCTTTGCTAGGAAGGTCGAGCCTTGCGATTGCCCTGCTCCCGGAATGTGACCACGACCGACGTATGGCACAGCTGATGCGCTTACACTCATCCAAAACAGTGCACGAGAAAGACAAAGAACGACGAAGTGCAATCCTCAACAGGCCTGTGCTGCCGTCAACCGCGTCTAACAAATCGGCAACAGTCACCAAGCAGGTTGCCGGTACGAAGCTGGAAACTAAAGCTTTGGGTATCGTAAAACGATCAGCTACAAGCTCATCCGGGCTACAGCCGGGCGGGCTTAGTGAACATGGTCCAGACGAAAAGCGGCCAAAAGACACAACGGCCGAAGAAACAAAATCGCCCAGAGCTGACGAAGTCACCAAACGGCCTCAACTGCTGCTGTGCAATTATGGCTCCGGATCAAGCGACAGTGATTAg
- the LOC118514110 gene encoding UDP-N-acetylhexosamine pyrophosphorylase-like protein 1, translating to MSERHATIAEQLAKWRQDHLLAFWDVLTEQQRTTLLDSLSDSVDCGALDEAFRRAMATATSTKEDLNELLKPLARERYLSVAEATEAELEDLRQAGLEQIRAGRVGVILLAGGQGTRLGSTAPKGTYNVQLPSGKSLFQLQAERIRKLQQLAGGDGRIHWYIMTSEHTHTETLDYFRENNYFGLPADQVRLFRQRSVPCVDFDGRILLDEKWKVATAPDGNGGIYRALKDEGILDELDRAGVQYLHAHSVDNILIKVADPVFIGYCVRKDADCGVKVIEKVQPDEAVGVVCEVKGKYQVVEYSELSSETANRRNPTDGKLTFNAGNICNHFFTASFLRRIADTQMPLHVAKKKIPYVDTATGERVKPTAPNGIKMEKFIFDVFPLAERFVALEGRREEEFSALKNADSAGIDCPSSVRGDIYRLHRKWLIAAGAVEVLDAADASFDCEISPLLSYAGEGLELAASGQSFRCPVHLTGADERQAH from the coding sequence ATGAGTGAAAGACACGCCACGATTGCGGAACAGCTGGCCAAATGGCGTCAGGACCATTTGCTGGCGTTTTGGGATGTGCTCACGGAACAGCAGCGGACTACGTTACTAGATTCGCTGTCCGATAGCGTCGACTGTGGTGCGCTGGATGAAGCGTTCCGCCGTGCCATGGCAACCGCCACGTCGACGAAGGAAGATTTGAACGAGCTGCTGAAACCACTCGCCCGCGAACGATATCtatcggtggccgaggcaacgGAGGCGGAGCTGGAGGATTTGCGGCAGGCAGGGCTGGAACAGATTCGGGCTGGCCGGGTTGGCGTTATACTGTTGGCGGGCGGGCAGGGCACCCGGCTCGGTTCGACTGCTCCGAAAGGCACGTACAATGTGCAGCTGCCATCGGGAAAGTCACTGTTTCAGCTCCAAGCCGAGCGTATCAGGAAGCTGCAGCAGTTGGCCGGTGGTGACGGCCGCATCCACTGGTACATCATGACCAGCGAGCATACGCACACGGAAACGCTCGACTACTTCCGGGAGAACAATTACTTCGGTCTGCCGGCCGATCAGGTCCGGCTGTTCCGGCAGCGCAGTGTGCCGTGCGTCGATTTCGACGGGCGCATTCTGCTGGACGAAAAGTGGAAAGTGGCCACCGCCCCCGACGGTAACGGAGGTATCTACCGTGCGCTCAAGGACGAAGGCATACTGGACGAACTGGACCGGGCAGGCGTCCAGTATCTCCACGCCCACAGCGTGGACAACATACTGATCAAGGTTGCAGATCCAGTTTTCATCGGCTACTGTGTGCGCAAAGATGCCGACTGCGGTGTGAAGGTGATCGAGAAGGTGCAGCCGGACGAAGCCGTCGGTGTGGTGTGCGAGGTGAAAGGCAAGTACCAGGTAGTCGAGTACAGCGAGCTCTCGAGCGAAACGGCCAATCGCCGCAATCCGACCGACGGCAAGCTCACATTCAACGCTGGCAACATTTGCAATCACTTCTTCACCGCCAGCTTTCTACGGCGCATTGCCGACACGCAAATGCCGCTGCACGtggccaagaagaagatccCGTACGTCGACACGGCAACCGGCGAACGCGTGAAGCCCACCGCCCCGAACGGCATCAAGATGGAAAAGTTCATCTTCGACGTGTTTCCGCTGGCGGAACGGTTCGTGGCGCTGGAGGGCCGCCGGGAGGAAGAGTTCAGTGCCCTCAAGAATGCCGATTCGGCCGGGATCGATTGTCCGTCGAGCGTGCGGGGCGACATCTACCGATTGCATCGGAAGTGGCTTATCGCAGCAGGCGCGGTCGAAGTGCTTGATGCTGCCGACGCATCGTTTGATTGCGAAATTTCTCCGCTCCTATCTTACGCTGGCGAGGGGCTGGAGTTGGCCGCCAGCGGTCAAAGCTTCCGCTGTCCAGTGCATCTGACCGGGGCCGATGAGCGGCAGGCACACTAA